The following coding sequences lie in one Zingiber officinale cultivar Zhangliang chromosome 2B, Zo_v1.1, whole genome shotgun sequence genomic window:
- the LOC122049450 gene encoding protein indeterminate-domain 16-like, which produces MEEGDQRALQLFLPTSVCLRSDTKKSSIENDASNHPLVDLNLSMGFSGLDSSDEESNRYTKRKKELQQQAAEQIRVATAENAFAERMRELTRRELELAERDFARARAIWERAKEEMAKVERMKEIATRRINSTCLEITCHNCHQRFRP; this is translated from the coding sequence ATGGAGGAAGGAGATCAGAGAGCACTGCAGCTATTCCTCCCGACTTCGGTTTGTCTTCGGTCCGATACGAAGAAATCCTCCATAGAAAATGATGCTTCCAACCATCCTCTGGTCGATCTTAATCTGTCCATGGGTTTCAGTGGGTTGGATTCTTCAGATGAGGAATCCAATCGCTACACAAAGAGAAAGAAGGAATTGCAGCAGCAAGCTGCCGAGCAGATTCGAGTTGCCACTGCGGAGAATGCTTTTGCTGAGAGAATGAGAGAGCTGACAAGGAGGGAGTTGGAACTGGCAGAGAGAGACTTTGCGCGAGCGAGAGCGATATGGGAGCGAGCAAAAGAAGAGATGGCGAAGGTGGAGAGAATGAAAGAGATAGCCACCAGGAGGATCAACTCCACCTGCTTGGAAATCACCTGCCATAATTGTCACCAAAGGTTCCGGCCATAG